The Triticum aestivum cultivar Chinese Spring chromosome 7B, IWGSC CS RefSeq v2.1, whole genome shotgun sequence genome window below encodes:
- the LOC123158591 gene encoding uncharacterized protein — protein sequence MSSSAGDGLAPPSSASKGKARMDDDAEAEAVALAPEGVPCGICFTDSCRAIRGELDCCAHHFCFVCIMAWARVESRCPFCKARFHTIRRPPVPGRLPSERIVNVAERNQVYHPRGNVSSVVSTDPYVNSGCSVCNCSSDEDLLLLCELCDAASHTYCVGLGTTVPEGDWFCKDCETSKEEHSRCQIEDGGSSDQGEIEITIEVPTAEAVTEPFASDIVEEGSSLSSVRRTNTRSSGTTIEVPTAEPVTEPSVSDIVDEGYSLSSLRRTNMRSSGTTIEVPTVQPVTEPSVSDIVDGRYSLSSLRRTNTRSSGPIPVPSIYDNVDEDYGTIPVHGTNAQSSGSFPVPSVYDIVDEDYEINPVRRTNTRSTRPDRNANGLPSQGTSSDGSSSHESPQGRGTGRAVLHAHARFGTERARTFRNSRNLSNRIMLLRENWPALRAGSAGFATHLHNNSGSSSVKEHQQSVAPPPKETRHVNKAWKMLEIAKSAGGRKKCDGPSSLDCTPRFSMGNRSTSFSPIDTILGQKKQRLSPTVTQRDTMNFERGAKNDNILPRKDVVGHCDLPGNRHVLVRERMGSFQSRMTNQESPNGKVAPSSHSQHVDQRPESSCGGKVASSSHIQHVDQTLESVRGPLGSGKPKTDALHPSANSLSSGRPTVISPLQIVLSAGSQSGAKVNPEEPSGVRAAASNEIGTVAATVEVRKSSGPDRGESKRKHRSGTRDDQGSKKLRVNPEEPSAVCATTSNEIGTVAATVEVRKSSGPDRDGSKRKHRSGTRDDQGSKKPRKSGKLAKSEISCLAMLELKLLKTDKTYGSDRFKEVARAATHTVLASYGLEHTPSVALALPKPVCKHSCRTGASKPSAIANTCKECLHGFVKQAISSVLASKQMDQTAASR from the exons ATGTCCTCCTCCGCCGGCGACGGCCTCGCGCCCCCGTCGTCGGCGTCCAAGGGCAAGGCAAGGATGGACGACGACGCCGAGGCAGAGGCCGTGGCCTTGGCGCCCGAGGGCGTGCCCTGCGGCATCTGCTTCACGGACTCGTGCCGGGCGATCCGGGGCGAGCTCGACTGCTGCGCCCACCACTTCTGCTTCGTCTGCATCATGGCCTGGGCGCGCGTCGAGTCGCGCTGCCCCTTCTGCAAGGCGCGCTTCCACACGATCCGCCGCCCGCCCGTCCCCGGCCGCCTCCCCTCCGAGCGCATCGTCAACGTCGCCGAGCGCAACCAG GTATACCATCCTCGAGGCAATGTGAGTAGCGTGGTGAGCACTGATCCTTACGTGAACAGCGGCTGCAGCGTGTGTAACTGCTCCAGTGATGAGGACCTGCTGCTCCTCTGCGAGCTGTGTGATGCGGCTTCACACACGTACTGCGTGGGGCTAGGGACCACTGTGCCAGAGGGAGACTGGTTCTGCAAGGACTGTGAAACATCCAAGGAGGAGCACTCGAGGTGTCAGATCGAGGATGGTGGGTCTAGTGATCAGGGTGAAATTGAAATCACCATTGAAGTTCCAACTGCTGAGGCAGTTACAGAACCTTTCGCTTCTGATATTGTGGAGGAGGGTTCCTCTCTGAGTTCAGTGCGCCGCACAAATACGAGGAGCAGTGGGACTACCATTGAAGTTCCAACTGCTGAGCCGGTTACAGAACCTTCCGTTTCGGATATTGTGGATGAGGGTTACTCTTTGAGTTCACTGCGCCGCACAAATATGAGGAGCAGTGGGACTACCATTGAAGTTCCAACTGTTCAGCCAGTTACAGAACCTTCCGTTTCGGATATTGTGGATGGGAGGTACTCTTTGAGTTCACTGCGCCGCACAAATACGAGGAGCAGTGGGCCTATCCCAGTTCCGTCTATTTATGATAATGTGGATGAAGATTACGGGACAATTCCAGTGCACGGGACAAATGCACAAAGCAGTGGGTCTTTCCCAGTTCCTTCTGTTTATGACATTGTGGATGAGGATTACGAAATAAATCCAGTGCGTAGGACTAATACGCGGAGCACTAGACCTGATAGAAATGCCAATGGTTTGCCATCACAGGGTACTTCTTCTGATGGATCTTCTTCTCATGAATCTCCTCAAGGGCGAGGCACTGGTCGTGCAGTGTTGCATGCCCATGCTCGCTTTGGAACTGAGAGAGCTAGAACATTTCGTAATTCTCGCAATCTTAGTAACCGTATAATGCTGCTGCGTGAGAACTGGCCTGCTCTCCGTGCAGGTTCTGCAGGATTTGCCACACATTTACACAACAATAGTGGTAGTTCTTCTGTTAAAGAGCATCAGCAGTCTGTGGCACCTCCGCCTAAGGAGACCCGTCATGTCAATAAGGCATGGAAAATGTTGGAAATTGCAAAGTCTGCTGGTGGAAGGAAGAAATGTGACGGGCCTTCCTCCCTAGACTGCACTCCTCGATTCTCTATGGGAAACAGGTCAACTTCATTCAGCCCGATTGATACAATCTTAGGACAGAAGAAGCAGAGACTTTCTCCTACCGTGACACAGAGAGACACTATGAACTTTGAACGTGGTGCAAAAAATGATAATATACTGCCCCGGAAGGATGTTGTAGGGCACTGCGACTTGCCTGGGAATCGCCATGTATTAGTTCGTGAAAGGATGGGTTCATTCCAGAGCAGAATGACAAATCAGGAAAGTCCAAATGGTAAAGTTGCCCCGTCAAGCCATAGTCAACATGTTGATCAGAGACCAGAATCTTCGTGTGGCGGTAAAGTTGCCTCATCAAGCCACATACAACATGTCGATCAAACATTGGAATCTGTGCGTGGCCCGCTTGGATCAGGGAAACCTAAAACGGATGCGCTGCATCCATCTGCAAACAGTCTATCATCCGGTCGTCCCACGGTGATCTCTCCGCTACAAATCGTGTTGAGCGCTGGGAGCCAATCTGGTGCAAAGGTAAACCCTGAGGAACCTTCAGGCGTTCGTGCTGCAGCATCCAATGAAATTGGTACCGTGGCAGCAACAGTTGAAGTTAGAAAAAGTTCTGGACCAGACCGTGGTGAGTCCAAGAGAAAACATCGTTCTGGAACGCGTGATGATCAAGGATCCAAAAAACTGAGGGTAAACCCTGAGGAACCTTCAGCCGTTTGTGCCACAACATCCAATGAAATTGGTACCGTGGCAGCAACAGTTGAAGTTAGAAAAAGTTCTGGGCCAGACCGTGATGGATCCAAGAGAAAACATCGTTCTGGAACACGTGATGATCAAGGATCCAAGAAACCCAGGAAGAGCGGTAAACTTGCAAAAAGTGAAATATCATGCTTGGCCATGCTTGAGTTGAAGCTACTCA